In Comamonadaceae bacterium OS-1, a single window of DNA contains:
- the ompA_1 gene encoding outer membrane protein A encodes MTGADSLDGIDDDSIAQAAPVWAVFGDLMAGLLGAFVLILVGVLVVQMDLVANLQAEVGKRQAEEQRRMALEKALAIPLAAGRVTLNNGRIGISGNVLFPVNSDQLRPEGQQLLKSLVPALQLVLGERGDMLMVSGFTDDKPIVGGNQQFADNLELSAQRALKVTRSLIDEGMPSSKVFAAAFGAEQPVASNTSEEGRALNRRVEMAPVPRSAKP; translated from the coding sequence ATGACCGGCGCCGATAGCCTGGATGGAATCGACGACGACAGCATTGCGCAGGCCGCACCGGTATGGGCGGTGTTTGGCGACCTGATGGCGGGCCTGCTGGGCGCGTTTGTGCTGATCCTGGTGGGCGTGCTGGTGGTGCAGATGGACCTGGTGGCCAACCTGCAGGCCGAGGTGGGCAAGCGCCAGGCGGAAGAGCAGCGCCGCATGGCACTGGAAAAGGCCCTGGCCATTCCGCTGGCAGCGGGCCGGGTCACGCTGAACAACGGCCGCATCGGCATCAGCGGCAATGTGCTGTTCCCGGTCAATTCCGACCAATTGCGCCCTGAAGGCCAGCAACTGCTGAAAAGCCTGGTACCGGCCTTGCAGTTGGTCCTGGGTGAGCGCGGCGACATGCTGATGGTCAGCGGCTTTACCGACGACAAACCCATCGTTGGTGGCAACCAGCAATTTGCCGACAACCTGGAGCTATCGGCCCAGCGCGCCCTCAAGGTGACCCGCTCGCTGATCGATGAAGGCATGCCCTCGTCCAAAGTGTTTGCTGCGGCTTTTGGTGCAGAGCAGCCGGTGGCCTCCAACACCAGCGAAGAGGGCCGCGCGCTGAAC
- the argH gene encoding argininosuccinate lyase, which translates to MSSHNQLDKKSEAWSALFSEPMSDLVKRYTSSVFFDKRLWQADIAGSLAHAEMLAAQGIIAAQDHADIQRGLAQISGDIESGNFEWKLDLEDVHLNIEARLTQLVGDAGKRLHTGRSRNDQVATDVRLWLRGEMDLIQGLLTDLQLALVAIADKNVEVVMPGFTHLQVAQPVSFGHHMLAYVEMFARDAERMLDVRKRVNRLPLGSAALAGTSYPLDRERVAKTLGMEGVCQNSLDAVSDRDFAIEFTAAASIAMVHISRLSEELVLWMSQSFGFIDIADRFCTGSSIMPQKKNPDVPELARGKTGRVVGHLMGLITLMKGQPLAYNKDNQEDKEPLFDTVDTLKDTLRIFAEMVGGITVKPEAMERAALRGYATATDLADYMVKKGLPFRDAHEVVAHAVKAAIAQGVDLSELPLDVLQGFNAKIEQDVYECLSLRGSLNARNILGGTAWAQVRAQITRHRARLAA; encoded by the coding sequence ATGTCTTCCCACAACCAACTCGACAAAAAATCCGAAGCCTGGTCGGCGCTGTTCTCCGAGCCCATGAGCGACCTGGTCAAGCGCTACACCTCCAGCGTGTTTTTTGACAAGCGCCTGTGGCAGGCCGACATCGCAGGCAGCCTGGCCCACGCCGAGATGCTGGCAGCGCAAGGCATCATCGCCGCGCAGGACCATGCCGACATCCAGCGCGGCCTGGCGCAGATCAGCGGCGACATCGAGTCCGGCAACTTCGAGTGGAAGCTGGACCTGGAAGACGTGCACCTGAACATCGAAGCCCGCCTGACCCAGCTGGTGGGCGACGCGGGCAAGCGCCTGCACACCGGCCGCAGCCGCAACGACCAGGTGGCCACCGACGTGCGCCTGTGGCTGCGCGGCGAGATGGACCTGATCCAGGGCCTGTTGACCGACCTGCAACTGGCCCTGGTGGCCATTGCCGACAAAAACGTGGAAGTGGTGATGCCCGGCTTCACCCACCTGCAGGTAGCCCAGCCGGTGAGCTTTGGCCACCACATGCTGGCCTATGTGGAAATGTTTGCCCGCGATGCCGAACGCATGCTGGACGTGCGTAAACGCGTGAACCGCCTGCCGCTGGGCAGTGCCGCCCTGGCCGGCACCAGCTACCCGCTGGACCGCGAGCGCGTGGCCAAGACCCTGGGGATGGAGGGCGTGTGCCAGAACAGCCTGGACGCCGTGAGCGACCGCGACTTCGCCATCGAATTCACCGCCGCCGCCAGCATCGCCATGGTGCACATCAGCCGCCTGAGCGAAGAACTGGTGCTGTGGATGAGCCAGAGCTTTGGCTTCATCGACATTGCCGACCGCTTTTGCACCGGCTCCAGCATCATGCCGCAGAAGAAAAACCCCGACGTGCCCGAGCTGGCGCGCGGCAAAACCGGTCGCGTGGTTGGCCACCTGATGGGCCTGATCACCCTGATGAAGGGCCAGCCCCTGGCCTACAACAAGGACAACCAGGAAGACAAGGAGCCGCTGTTCGACACCGTGGACACGCTCAAGGACACGCTGCGCATCTTTGCCGAAATGGTGGGCGGCATCACCGTCAAGCCCGAAGCCATGGAACGCGCCGCCCTGCGCGGCTACGCCACCGCCACCGACCTGGCCGACTACATGGTCAAGAAGGGCCTGCCCTTCCGCGACGCGCACGAGGTGGTGGCCCACGCGGTGAAGGCGGCGATTGCCCAAGGCGTGGACCTGTCCGAGCTGCCGCTGGACGTGCTGCAAGGCTTCAACGCCAAGATCGAGCAAGACGTGTACGAGTGCCTGAGCCTGCGCGGCTCGCTCAACGCCCGCAACATCCTGGGCGGCACCGCCTGGGCGCAGGTGCGCGCGCAGATTACCCGCCACCGGGCGCGTTTGGCCGCATGA
- the ypdB gene encoding transcriptional regulatory protein YpdB has translation MKTLRVLVVDDETLARARLRTLLGDCTAPAAEVVGEAATAEQALALLQAQSVDVVLLDIHMPGMDGVHLAQLLRSQTPPPAVVFVTAHAGYALQAFEVEAVDYLTKPVRLERLQQALQKIERIVHASRAQGPDLVEESLVIHDRGRTERVPLSSVLYLKAELKYITVRTATRHYVLDGALGELEQRHASVFIRIHRNALVSRRALRALEKHFDPEEGEGWAVRLQGLDEPLAVSRRQLAVVREAMAL, from the coding sequence ATGAAGACATTGCGCGTACTGGTGGTGGACGACGAAACGCTGGCCCGTGCCCGCCTGCGCACCCTGCTGGGCGACTGCACCGCTCCCGCCGCCGAGGTGGTGGGGGAGGCGGCCACCGCCGAACAGGCCCTGGCGCTGTTGCAGGCCCAGAGCGTGGACGTGGTGCTGCTCGACATCCACATGCCCGGCATGGACGGCGTGCACTTGGCGCAATTGCTGCGCAGCCAGACCCCGCCGCCCGCCGTGGTGTTTGTCACCGCCCACGCCGGGTATGCGTTGCAGGCCTTCGAGGTGGAAGCGGTGGACTATCTGACCAAGCCCGTGCGTTTGGAACGTTTGCAGCAGGCACTACAAAAAATAGAGCGGATTGTGCACGCCAGCAGAGCACAAGGCCCTGATTTGGTTGAAGAGTCGCTGGTCATACACGACCGGGGCCGCACCGAGCGCGTGCCGCTGTCCAGCGTGCTGTACCTGAAAGCCGAGCTGAAATACATCACCGTGCGCACCGCCACCCGGCACTACGTGCTGGATGGTGCGCTGGGCGAGCTGGAGCAGCGCCATGCCAGCGTGTTCATCCGCATCCACCGCAACGCGCTGGTGTCCCGCAGGGCCCTGCGGGCGCTGGAAAAGCATTTCGACCCCGAGGAGGGCGAAGGCTGGGCGGTGCGCCTGCAAGGCCTGGACGAGCCCTTGGCGGTGTCACGGCGACAACTGGCGGTGGTGCGGGAGGCGATGGCGCTGTAA
- the hipA gene encoding serine/threonine-protein kinase toxin HipA → MAVALHIWMNGRYVGVWSTSRNGVQTFQYDGLWTRTVWGRALSLSLPFTEGNGEHRGAAVANYFENLLPDSLDIRKRLVSRFKTKSTQAFDLLAAIGRDCVGAVQILPEGAQPQDWNRVECEPLTDAEVERILHATTTDAPLGQHQDDGDFRISIAGAQEKTALLRFGGVWQRPLGATPTTHILKLPLGLVGNMRADMHDSVQNEWLCAQIVAALGLRVATTEMAQFGNQKALVVERFDRRWQNLGDSQPHHPGFIPPSVAWIARLPQEDLCQATGTSPLKKYESDGGPSMRNCLDVLAGSAQAADDCAHFALTQLAFWLLAATDGHAKNYSLSHQRGGTFALTPLYDVLSAWPIIGEGPNQLSEHKATLAMALRGKTKHYKLGEIRVRHWQALAQSCGAPHVWPKMQGMVRRVDVALDQVQTQLPPDFSPRVWDAVQAGVRKHAAQFLREADTVAR, encoded by the coding sequence ATGGCCGTCGCTCTGCACATTTGGATGAACGGGCGCTATGTAGGCGTGTGGTCCACCTCGCGCAACGGGGTGCAGACCTTCCAGTACGACGGCCTGTGGACCCGCACCGTCTGGGGGCGGGCCCTGTCTTTGTCGTTGCCGTTTACCGAGGGCAACGGCGAGCACCGGGGCGCGGCCGTGGCGAATTATTTCGAGAACCTGCTGCCCGATAGCCTGGACATCCGCAAGCGCCTGGTGTCGCGCTTCAAGACCAAGTCCACCCAGGCCTTTGACCTGCTGGCCGCCATTGGCCGCGACTGCGTGGGGGCGGTACAAATCCTGCCCGAAGGGGCACAGCCCCAGGACTGGAACCGGGTGGAGTGCGAGCCACTTACCGATGCCGAGGTCGAACGCATCCTGCATGCCACCACCACCGATGCCCCCCTGGGCCAGCACCAGGACGACGGCGACTTTCGCATCTCCATTGCCGGGGCGCAGGAAAAAACCGCCCTGCTGCGCTTTGGCGGTGTGTGGCAGCGCCCGCTGGGGGCCACGCCCACTACCCACATTCTGAAGCTGCCCCTGGGCCTGGTGGGCAATATGCGGGCCGACATGCACGACTCGGTGCAGAACGAATGGCTGTGCGCGCAGATCGTGGCCGCGCTGGGCTTGCGCGTGGCCACCACCGAAATGGCGCAGTTTGGCAACCAAAAAGCCTTGGTGGTCGAGCGCTTTGACCGGCGCTGGCAAAACCTGGGCGATAGCCAGCCCCACCACCCCGGCTTCATCCCACCCTCCGTGGCCTGGATCGCACGGCTACCCCAGGAAGACCTGTGCCAGGCAACCGGCACATCGCCCTTGAAGAAGTACGAATCCGACGGCGGCCCCTCGATGCGCAACTGCCTGGACGTGCTGGCGGGCAGCGCGCAGGCGGCAGACGATTGCGCCCACTTTGCGCTGACCCAGCTCGCCTTCTGGCTGCTGGCCGCCACCGATGGCCACGCCAAAAACTATTCGCTGTCGCACCAAAGGGGGGGCACGTTCGCCCTGACTCCGCTGTACGACGTGCTGTCGGCCTGGCCCATCATCGGCGAGGGGCCGAACCAGTTGTCCGAGCACAAAGCCACCCTGGCCATGGCGCTGCGGGGTAAAACCAAGCACTACAAGCTAGGTGAAATCCGCGTGCGGCACTGGCAAGCCCTGGCGCAAAGCTGTGGTGCACCGCATGTGTGGCCGAAGATGCAAGGCATGGTGCGGCGCGTGGACGTGGCCCTGGACCAAGTGCAAACCCAGTTGCCGCCAGACTTTTCCCCCCGCGTGTGGGATGCGGTGCAGGCCGGGGTGCGCAAGCACGCCGCCCAGTTCCTGCGCGAAGCCGACACCGTAGCGCGGTAA
- the cetB gene encoding 2-epi-5-epi-valiolone epimerase: protein MMQLARLHHAAIICSDYVRSKDFYTRILGLRVIAENLRVERQSYKLDLALADGSQIELFSFPAPPPRPSRPESCGLRHLAFGVADLDANITSLQADGVAVEPVRVDEFTGRRFTFFADPDGLPLELYELN from the coding sequence ATGATGCAACTCGCCCGCCTCCACCACGCCGCCATCATCTGCTCGGACTACGTGCGCTCCAAAGATTTCTACACCCGCATCCTGGGCCTGCGGGTCATCGCCGAAAATCTGCGGGTTGAGCGGCAGTCGTACAAGCTGGACCTGGCGCTGGCCGATGGCTCGCAGATCGAGCTGTTTTCGTTCCCCGCGCCGCCGCCGCGGCCGTCCCGGCCCGAGTCTTGCGGGCTGCGGCACCTGGCGTTTGGGGTGGCCGATCTGGATGCCAACATTACCAGCCTGCAGGCCGATGGCGTGGCGGTCGAGCCGGTGCGGGTGGACGAATTTACGGGCCGCCGCTTCACCTTTTTTGCCGACCCCGATGGGCTCCCGTTAGAACTTTACGAATTGAATTGA
- the norR2 gene encoding nitric oxide reductase transcription regulator NorR2 — MTAKSLLQTIVPLVDDLARELPDGERYRRLLEAVRALLPCDAAALLRLDGATLVPLAVNGLSHDTLGRRFKVAEHPRLQALLQAPGPLRFPANSPLPDPYDGLIPGVQLEVHDCMGCPVLLGDTPWGVLTLDALDKERFSTVDLGDLQAFASLAAATASVVQRIAGLAQQFEAEHQRAESYRALAQDHPTPMLIGQSPAHQRLLADIATVGNSDLTVLVTGETGVGKELVAQALHAASPRAARPLISLNCAALPESLVESELFGHVRGAFSGAVADRRGKFELADGGTLFLDEVGELSLAVQAKLLRVLQGGQLQRLGSDREHRVDVRVIAATNRDLAQEVRAGRYRADFYHRLSVYPLPVPPLRERGHDVLLLAGHFLELNRSRLGLGSLRLDADAQAALLAHPWPGNVRELEHLIARSALKAQQGAAPRARIVSLTAAHLDLAPQLQVPGLPADTAAPVDLRTSVDDHQRQRIAASLQRFDGNWASVARELGLHRANLVRLARRLGLRAR; from the coding sequence ATGACTGCCAAATCCCTGCTGCAAACCATTGTCCCGTTGGTGGACGACCTGGCCCGCGAACTGCCCGATGGCGAGCGCTACCGCCGCCTGCTGGAGGCCGTGCGCGCGCTTTTGCCCTGCGACGCGGCAGCGCTGCTGCGGCTGGATGGGGCCACGCTGGTGCCGCTGGCCGTGAATGGCCTGAGCCACGACACCCTGGGGCGGCGCTTCAAAGTGGCCGAGCACCCGCGCCTGCAAGCCCTGCTGCAAGCCCCCGGCCCGCTGCGCTTCCCGGCCAACAGCCCGCTGCCCGACCCCTACGACGGCCTGATCCCCGGCGTGCAGCTGGAGGTGCACGACTGCATGGGCTGCCCGGTGCTGCTGGGCGACACCCCCTGGGGTGTGCTGACGCTGGACGCGCTGGACAAAGAGCGTTTCAGCACCGTGGACCTGGGCGACCTGCAGGCCTTTGCCAGCCTGGCCGCCGCCACCGCCAGCGTGGTGCAACGCATCGCCGGGCTGGCCCAGCAGTTTGAGGCCGAACACCAGCGGGCCGAAAGCTACCGCGCCCTGGCACAAGACCACCCCACCCCCATGCTGATCGGCCAAAGCCCGGCCCACCAGCGCCTGCTGGCCGACATCGCCACCGTGGGCAATAGCGACCTGACGGTGCTGGTCACCGGCGAAACCGGCGTGGGCAAAGAGCTGGTGGCGCAGGCGCTGCACGCCGCATCGCCCCGCGCCGCCCGCCCCTTGATCAGCCTGAACTGCGCGGCCCTGCCCGAGTCGCTGGTGGAAAGCGAGCTGTTTGGCCACGTGCGCGGTGCGTTCTCGGGCGCGGTGGCCGACCGGCGCGGCAAGTTCGAGCTGGCCGACGGCGGCACGCTGTTTCTGGACGAGGTGGGCGAGCTGTCGCTGGCGGTGCAGGCCAAGCTGCTGCGGGTGCTGCAGGGCGGGCAGTTGCAGCGCCTGGGCTCGGACCGCGAGCACCGGGTAGACGTGCGGGTGATTGCCGCCACCAACCGCGACCTGGCCCAGGAGGTGCGCGCAGGCCGCTACCGGGCCGACTTCTACCACCGCCTCAGCGTCTACCCGCTGCCGGTACCACCGCTGCGCGAGCGCGGCCACGACGTGCTGCTGCTGGCCGGGCATTTTCTGGAGCTGAACCGCTCGCGCCTGGGCCTGGGCAGCCTGCGCCTGGATGCCGATGCCCAGGCCGCCCTGCTGGCCCACCCCTGGCCGGGCAATGTGCGCGAGCTGGAGCACCTGATCGCCCGCAGCGCCCTCAAGGCCCAGCAGGGCGCGGCCCCCCGGGCGCGGATCGTCAGCCTGACGGCGGCGCATCTTGACCTGGCACCACAATTGCAAGTACCCGGCCTACCCGCCGACACCGCAGCCCCGGTCGATTTACGCACCTCGGTGGACGACCACCAACGCCAGCGCATCGCCGCCAGCCTGCAACGGTTTGACGGCAACTGGGCCTCGGTGGCACGCGAACTGGGCCTGCACCGGGCGAATCTGGTGCGGCTGGCGCGTCGGCTGGGCCTGCGCGCCCGCTAA
- the hmp gene encoding flavohemoprotein: protein MLTAEQRAIVKSTVPLLESGGEALTTHFYKILLAEHPEVRPFFNQAHQANGDQPRALANGVLMYARHIDRLEQLGGLVSTIINKHVSLQIEPGHYPVVGACLLRAIREVLGAEIATDAVIAAWGAAYGQLADILIGAEEKIYADTAAAPGGWRGTRAFRVVRKEAESSEITSFTLQPQDGGALVDFAPGQFIGLRLVVGGNEIRRNYSLSAAPNGVDYRISVKREPGGVASNYLHDSVQVGDTLDLAPPAGDFVLASGERPVVLISGGVGITPTLALLDQALQGTRPVHFIHCARNRHVHAFRAAIDARAARHPQLQRFYVYDEHVGTDHAPDAVGHLRSADLARWLPISKDVDAYFLGPKPFMRHVKKQLRELGVPEAQTRYEFFGPASALD from the coding sequence ATGCTGACTGCCGAACAACGCGCCATCGTCAAATCCACCGTGCCCCTGCTGGAGAGCGGCGGCGAAGCGCTGACCACGCATTTCTACAAAATCTTGCTGGCCGAGCACCCCGAAGTGCGCCCCTTCTTTAACCAGGCCCACCAGGCCAATGGCGACCAGCCACGCGCCCTGGCCAACGGCGTGCTGATGTACGCCCGCCACATCGACCGGCTGGAGCAACTGGGCGGCCTGGTGTCCACCATCATCAACAAACACGTGTCGCTGCAGATCGAGCCCGGCCACTACCCGGTGGTGGGGGCCTGCCTGCTGCGCGCCATCCGCGAGGTGCTGGGGGCCGAGATCGCCACCGATGCCGTCATCGCAGCCTGGGGTGCGGCCTACGGCCAGCTGGCCGACATCCTGATCGGTGCCGAAGAAAAAATCTACGCCGACACCGCCGCTGCCCCCGGTGGCTGGCGCGGCACGCGGGCCTTCCGCGTGGTCCGCAAAGAGGCCGAGAGCAGCGAAATCACCTCGTTCACCCTGCAGCCGCAAGACGGTGGCGCGCTGGTGGACTTCGCCCCCGGCCAGTTCATCGGCTTGCGCCTGGTGGTGGGCGGCAACGAGATCCGCCGCAACTATTCGCTGAGTGCTGCGCCCAACGGGGTGGACTACCGCATCAGCGTCAAGCGCGAGCCCGGCGGCGTGGCATCCAACTACCTGCACGACAGCGTGCAGGTGGGCGACACGCTGGACCTCGCCCCGCCTGCGGGCGACTTTGTGCTGGCGTCGGGTGAGCGCCCGGTGGTGCTGATCAGCGGCGGTGTCGGCATCACGCCCACGCTGGCCCTGCTGGACCAGGCCTTGCAAGGTACGCGCCCGGTGCACTTCATCCATTGCGCACGCAACCGCCATGTGCACGCCTTCCGCGCCGCCATCGACGCGCGTGCGGCACGCCACCCGCAGCTGCAGCGCTTTTATGTGTACGACGAGCATGTGGGCACCGACCACGCACCCGATGCGGTGGGCCACCTCCGCAGCGCCGACCTGGCCCGCTGGTTGCCCATCTCCAAAGACGTGGACGCCTACTTTTTGGGCCCTAAGCCCTTCATGCGGCATGTCAAAAAACAACTGCGCGAGCTGGGCGTGCCCGAGGCGCAAACCCGGTACGAGTTTTTTGGCCCGGCCAGCGCGCTGGACTGA
- the ndh gene encoding NADH dehydrogenase → MRTPTPNPSAHRIVIVGGGAAGLVLATGLGNSLGRKGLVDITLIDKARTHIWKPKLHEIAAGSMDVGRHELNYLAQAHWHHFHYRVGEMNGLDRANKLVHVAPFIDEDGVVVTAQRSFPYDTLVMAVGSRSNDFGTPGVDQHALKLETLADAERFHRRMLDACVRANAQETPLLPAQLQVAVIGAGATGVELVAQLHRTTREVVAFGLDRINPERDIKLNLIEAADRILPALSPRLSNGAHNLLNSLGIKVHTSARVSGVGADNVQLASGEVIPAELVVWAAGIKAPGFLKDIDGLETNRINQLAVQQNLLTTRDDSIFALGDCSACPWPEKNGFVPPRAQAANQQASHLVKQIKRRLAGKPLEPYRYRDFGSLVSLGDYSAVGSLMGGIMEGSLFIDGLVARVMYTSLYKMHELALHGMTKVTLETLTRAITRRTESHVKLH, encoded by the coding sequence ATGCGCACTCCCACACCCAACCCCTCGGCCCACCGCATCGTCATCGTTGGAGGCGGGGCCGCTGGGCTGGTGCTGGCCACCGGCCTGGGCAATTCCCTGGGCCGCAAGGGCCTGGTGGACATCACCCTGATCGACAAGGCCCGCACCCATATCTGGAAGCCCAAGCTGCATGAAATTGCCGCAGGCAGCATGGACGTGGGCCGCCACGAACTCAACTACCTGGCCCAGGCGCACTGGCACCATTTCCACTACCGGGTGGGCGAAATGAACGGCCTGGACCGCGCCAACAAGCTGGTCCACGTTGCGCCCTTCATCGACGAAGACGGCGTGGTAGTTACCGCCCAGCGCAGCTTCCCCTACGACACCCTGGTGATGGCCGTGGGCAGCCGCAGCAACGACTTTGGCACGCCCGGTGTCGACCAGCATGCCCTGAAGCTGGAGACGCTGGCCGATGCCGAGCGCTTCCACCGCCGCATGCTGGACGCCTGCGTGCGCGCCAACGCCCAGGAAACCCCGCTACTGCCGGCGCAACTGCAGGTGGCGGTGATCGGGGCCGGGGCCACCGGTGTGGAACTGGTGGCGCAATTGCACCGCACCACCCGCGAAGTGGTGGCCTTTGGGCTGGACCGCATCAACCCTGAGCGCGACATCAAGCTCAACCTGATCGAGGCTGCCGACCGCATCTTGCCCGCGCTGTCGCCGCGCCTGTCCAACGGTGCCCACAACCTGCTCAACAGCCTCGGCATCAAGGTGCACACCTCGGCCCGCGTGTCGGGCGTGGGGGCCGACAACGTGCAGCTGGCCAGCGGCGAAGTCATTCCGGCCGAGCTGGTGGTCTGGGCGGCAGGCATCAAGGCACCGGGCTTCTTGAAAGACATCGACGGCCTGGAAACCAACCGCATCAACCAGTTGGCGGTGCAGCAAAACCTGCTGACCACGCGCGACGACAGCATCTTTGCCTTGGGCGACTGCTCGGCCTGCCCCTGGCCTGAGAAAAACGGCTTTGTGCCACCGCGCGCCCAAGCCGCCAACCAGCAGGCATCGCACCTGGTCAAGCAGATCAAGCGCCGCCTGGCCGGCAAGCCGCTGGAGCCCTACCGCTACCGCGACTTCGGCTCGCTGGTGTCACTGGGCGACTACAGCGCGGTCGGCAGTCTCATGGGCGGGATCATGGAAGGCAGCCTGTTCATCGACGGGCTGGTGGCCCGGGTGATGTACACCTCGCTCTACAAAATGCACGAGCTGGCCCTGCACGGCATGACCAAGGTCACCCTGGAAACCCTCACCCGGGCCATCACCCGGCGCACCGAGTCGCACGTCAAGTTGCATTGA
- the recJ gene encoding single-stranded-DNA-specific exonuclease RecJ, protein MKITARDIPPRAVWALEQAGVHPLLARLFAARGVDNKDALDDGLGRLLPPASMLGTQAAAVLLADAIAANKRICIVADYDCDGATACAVGVRGLRMLGAQHADYIVPDRVVDGYGLTASISRRVKDSGADLLVTVDNGIASFEGVAEAKALGLQVLVTDHHLPAMRDGQIAVPDADVIVNPNQPGCSFESKSIAGVGVMFYVLLALRAELRQRGVFTAETQPKLDPLLTLVALGTVADVVKLDANNRRLVAQGLKRLRAQAQPAGLAALFVAAGRVAKVATTFDFGFALGPRINAAGRLADMTLGIECLLTDDPARATELATTLDKINRERREIEGGMREQAMLVAESLFDESEEPPPAICVFDPDFHEGVVGIVASRLKDKLHRPTFVFAASKAPGKEHELKGSGRSIPGFHLRDALDLVAKRHPGVLLRFGGHAMAAGCTVHEDHLAEFEQGLQQVALEWLDAATLTRRMETDGPLAPEYRRAELVDVLHKEVWGQGFAPPTFSEELEVVSQRLVGEKHLSLKLKHQGQPVDGIWFGHTESLPNKVTLAFRLDVNEWQGQRRVQFLVEGAEI, encoded by the coding sequence ATGAAAATAACAGCACGCGACATCCCCCCCCGCGCCGTCTGGGCGCTGGAGCAGGCCGGGGTCCACCCCCTGCTGGCCCGCCTGTTCGCCGCCCGCGGCGTGGACAACAAGGACGCGCTGGACGACGGCCTGGGCCGCCTGCTGCCGCCCGCCAGCATGCTGGGCACCCAGGCGGCCGCCGTGCTGCTGGCCGATGCCATCGCGGCGAATAAGCGCATCTGCATCGTGGCCGACTACGACTGCGACGGGGCCACGGCCTGCGCGGTGGGCGTGCGCGGCCTGCGCATGCTGGGAGCCCAGCACGCCGACTACATCGTGCCCGACCGGGTGGTGGACGGCTACGGCCTCACCGCCAGCATTTCGCGCCGGGTGAAAGACAGCGGGGCCGACCTGCTGGTGACGGTGGACAACGGCATCGCCAGCTTCGAAGGCGTGGCCGAGGCCAAGGCGCTGGGCCTGCAGGTGCTGGTGACCGACCACCACCTGCCCGCGATGCGCGATGGCCAGATCGCCGTGCCGGATGCGGACGTGATCGTCAACCCCAACCAGCCCGGTTGCAGCTTCGAGAGCAAGTCGATTGCCGGGGTGGGCGTGATGTTTTACGTGCTGCTAGCGCTGCGGGCCGAGCTGCGCCAACGCGGCGTGTTCACGGCAGAGACGCAACCCAAGCTGGACCCGCTGCTGACCCTGGTGGCCCTGGGCACGGTGGCCGATGTGGTCAAGCTCGATGCCAACAACCGCCGCCTCGTGGCACAAGGGCTCAAACGGCTGCGCGCGCAGGCCCAACCGGCGGGACTAGCTGCGTTATTTGTAGCAGCAGGCCGGGTGGCCAAGGTGGCCACCACCTTCGACTTTGGCTTTGCCCTGGGCCCGCGCATCAACGCCGCAGGCCGCCTGGCCGACATGACGCTGGGGATCGAGTGCTTGCTGACCGATGACCCGGCCCGCGCCACCGAGCTGGCCACCACCCTGGACAAAATCAACCGCGAGCGCCGCGAAATCGAGGGCGGCATGCGCGAGCAGGCCATGCTGGTGGCCGAGTCGCTGTTTGACGAATCCGAAGAGCCGCCCCCGGCGATTTGCGTGTTCGACCCCGACTTCCACGAGGGCGTGGTGGGCATCGTGGCCAGCCGCCTCAAGGACAAGCTGCACCGCCCCACTTTCGTGTTTGCCGCCAGCAAGGCCCCAGGCAAAGAGCACGAGCTCAAGGGCTCGGGCCGCTCCATCCCCGGCTTCCATTTGCGCGACGCGCTGGACCTGGTGGCCAAGCGCCATCCCGGCGTGCTGCTGCGTTTTGGCGGCCACGCCATGGCGGCGGGCTGCACGGTGCACGAAGACCACCTGGCCGAATTCGAGCAAGGCCTGCAGCAGGTGGCGCTGGAATGGCTGGATGCCGCCACGCTCACCCGCCGCATGGAAACCGACGGCCCGCTGGCGCCCGAATACCGCCGTGCCGAGCTGGTCGATGTGCTGCACAAAGAGGTCTGGGGCCAGGGCTTTGCGCCGCCCACGTTCAGCGAAGAGCTGGAGGTGGTGTCGCAGCGCCTGGTGGGCGAAAAGCATTTGTCGCTCAAGCTCAAGCACCAGGGCCAGCCGGTAGACGGCATCTGGTTCGGCCACACCGAGAGCCTGCCGAACAAGGTGACGCTGGCCTTCCGCCTGGACGTGAACGAGTGGCAGGGCCAGCGGCGGGTGCAGTTTCTGGTGGAAGGCGCGGAGATTTAG